The genomic stretch AAACAATACCGAATTACATGAAGAAATCAATAGCAGAAGGAAAACTAGAAGAATCTTCGGGTAAAATAAAGCATACTCCATCTGCTGGAAAAAATGACTCGTCACATCATAGTTGGTGGGTTCCAAGTGATGTAAAACCTTGGACATTATTTCAGGAGATTATTGAACCACCCCAAAGTGCATAATCGGGTGCTATTTTTATAAAATTATGAACCTCTTACCTAAATATACTTATCTAGGGAAATTAAATATAGTCGAGGTTTATGAAGCGTATGATGAACCTTGCCTTTTTGCATGTAAAAATGCATCTGGGCAAATTTTTCTTGCTGTTTTAATAGATGAAGATGAGGAGTATAAACACTGGCTTTATACTCCTTTATCACAAAAAAGGTTTGAGTATGTAAGATCTGGAGGGATTGATTTACATGATAGTTTTAAACTTGCAGAAGACGGATTTGTCCATAGAGTAAAAGTTCCTTTTATCGATGAACAAATTAGCGAAATTGAAGTATTACCTTGTGAAAATCTATCTAAAGATATGCTTCCTTTGGCGGGTGAATTTATCCATTTGGAAACTCAGACATTACCTATTTTGCTTGCTGAAGAATTAAAACAAACTGCATTGTCTTTATGGCGCGAAGTCTTAAGATTTAAGGTAAAATTTCCAAAATATACACGCAATGAAGCACCTATAAAGATGTGGGGTAATATGCTATCTTCCCTACAAGAAGTTATTGATTCCATAGGGTATCAAATTGAAGATAATACAAAAAAAATTATTTCTCAACAAACTGAGCTTTTATCAACAGCTACTTCAGGGGGATCTTATGCTGTTGATCTAGTTGCAGCTACTAATGTTAACCTCCTGAGAGATTCACTAATAGGAGAGGCTCTAGATGTATTTTTTAAGTTAATCGATGCTAGTAATAGCAGTAATATAAATACTGAAGTTGATTCTAGGAATAATGATTTTATTGAGATAGTAAATACTTTAGGTAGACGTTTTGCATCAAAATATCGCATCTTCTTAAATTTTGTAGCAGATGCAGAAAGTGATGTTAACTTTGATTGGGGTTCTCCTCATCCTGAAAAAGGAGGATCCACTATGCTCACTTATAGAAATGCCATTAATGCACTCTATTTAATTAGCAAAATGGAGATAACTGCTCCTGAAATTCTTGAGGTCAGTGGTGTTTTAGTTGGAGGAAATATAGAATCGAAGAGATTTGAGCTTAGGAGTATTTCTGAAGAGTTTAAGTATAAAGGTGAGATTGCAGATTCTTTACTTACAAGTGATATAGATATGACACTTGAGGATATTTATAAAGCTACAATCGAAGAGACTATCGAAGTAAATAAAGTAACGGGAGAAACAAAAGCAAAGTATAAATTAGTAAATCTAGAACTTCTTAAGCTTGAAATAAATAAGGATTCTTAATGGATTTAAAGTGTTAAGAATACTTCATAGAGCCGTAGTTTTTACAGATTGGATTCATATTCAACTTATCCTCATAATGATCGCAAGTTTAAACTTAGCGCAGGTAAGACATCCTCATCAGATAACACATCAGAATTCGTGAGGGCTTCCATATTAAAACTGATAGCCTAAGCTAAAGTATAAGGAAGATTCTTGTAAGTTTGTACCGCGATCGCTGAGATTGACAAAAGGAATTGCATAATCTAAACGCATATTTAAGCGTTCAACTGGTGTAAATAGCAAACCAACACCACCACCAGCCAAAAAGTTTTGACTTGGCAAAGTATTAGGATTGCTAGAATTGTTCCATACTGCACCAGCATCGAGAAAAGGAATGATTTGTAATAATGGAGCGTTTTTCTCATTGCGTAGTGCGGCAATGCGGTTTTCTAAGGAGAAGCGAATTCCATTATCCCCAGTGCGCGCATTTTGGCGATAACCCCGCAATGACTGACCACCACCAATCGTAAATTGCTGCGAAGACAATAATGAATTTGGCGATAACTGCAAATCCAAGGAGCCGATTAAGAGCGAATCTGGACTCAAAGACTGGACTCGCTGAACTTGTCCTAACCAACTCAAAAATGTACCATTAGGGATCGTCACTTGGGTTGCACCAAAGATGCCAAGTCCTAAATTAAACTGCGATCGCAAAGACCATGCTCCAAATGTATCGCGTGAGCTATAGTCTTGACCGAATCTAACCACACTAGTGCGACTAGTTCCATCAGCTTCTGGCCCAATACCAAAGGGAGTGGCTAAGTTGTTAAAGGCAAATGTCTGCCCTTGTTGATAGCTAAAACCCAAGGACAAAGCAAATTCTTCAATAGTTGAGCGGACTAGTGGCT from Pseudanabaena sp. Chao 1811 encodes the following:
- a CDS encoding DUF6575 domain-containing protein codes for the protein MNLLPKYTYLGKLNIVEVYEAYDEPCLFACKNASGQIFLAVLIDEDEEYKHWLYTPLSQKRFEYVRSGGIDLHDSFKLAEDGFVHRVKVPFIDEQISEIEVLPCENLSKDMLPLAGEFIHLETQTLPILLAEELKQTALSLWREVLRFKVKFPKYTRNEAPIKMWGNMLSSLQEVIDSIGYQIEDNTKKIISQQTELLSTATSGGSYAVDLVAATNVNLLRDSLIGEALDVFFKLIDASNSSNINTEVDSRNNDFIEIVNTLGRRFASKYRIFLNFVADAESDVNFDWGSPHPEKGGSTMLTYRNAINALYLISKMEITAPEILEVSGVLVGGNIESKRFELRSISEEFKYKGEIADSLLTSDIDMTLEDIYKATIEETIEVNKVTGETKAKYKLVNLELLKLEINKDS